A genomic window from Vitis riparia cultivar Riparia Gloire de Montpellier isolate 1030 chromosome 18, EGFV_Vit.rip_1.0, whole genome shotgun sequence includes:
- the LOC117907505 gene encoding galactan beta-1,4-galactosyltransferase GALS1, translating into MRKDASPATVPGNSVGKLFLCFETKPLVATLLALTLVMVIWNLQPYYENLISTTSRCSAAATSTTIATGNASILPYTPPSSSSVSEKKVSTPKASSNADPNKRLFYAYGNAASLFVLMGAYRGGPRTFAVVGLASKPLHVYGRPWYKCEWISSNGSASLRAKAYKMLPDWGYGRVYTVVVVNCTFAENPNEDNAGGKLVLRAYYGESPRKFEKFTVLEEQPGSYNESNYRPPYQYEYLYCGSSLYGSLSAARIREWMAYHAWFFGPKSHFVFHDAGGVSPAVRAALEPWVRAGWATIQDIRGQAEFDGYYYNQFLVVNDCLHRYRHAANWTFYFDVDEYIYLPDGRTLESVMEEFSDYTQFTIEQNPMSSVLCLNDSSRNYSREWGFEKLLFRDSRTRIRRDRKYAIQAKNAYSTGVHMSENVIGKTLHKTETKIRYYHYHNSISVQGEPCREFLPISAKNNVTWFDKLPYVYDDNMTKLANTIKQFERNTIGSIHVFQYLTDMGIQAEEVNTGHW; encoded by the exons ATGAGGAAAGACGCCTCACCGGCTACCGTCCCCGGCAACTCCGTCGGCAAATTATTCCTATGTTTCGAAACTAAGCCCCTGGTTGCCACATTACTGGCCCTCACCCTTGTCATGGTCATCTGGAATCTCCAGCCCTACTACGAAAACCTCATCTCCACCACCAGCCGCTGTTCCGCCGCCGCCACCTCCACCACCATCGCCACCGGTAATGCATCCATCCTCCCGTATACACCGCCCTCATCCTCCTCCGTCTCTGAAAAAAAGGTCTCCACTCCAAAGGCCAGCTCCAACGCAGACCCTAACAAGCGCCTCTTCTACGCCTACGGCAACGCGGCCTCTCTCTTCGTGCTAATGGGAGCTTACCGCGGCGGTCCTCGGACATTCGCTGTTGTGGGTCTGGCTTCCAAGCCTCTTCACGTCTACGGCCGTCCTTGGTACAAATGCGAGTGGATCTCTAGCAACGGTTCAGCTTCCTTGAGGGCCAAAGCCTACAAAATGCTTCCCGATTGGGGCTACGGTCGGGTGTACACGGTGGTTGTGGTGAACTGCACATTCGCTGAAAACCCAAACGAGGACAACGCTGGTGGGAAGCTTGTCCTCCGTGCCTACTATGGGGAGTCGCCGAGGAAATTCGAGAAGTTCACGGTCTTGGAGGAACAACCAGGGTCCTACAATGAGTCCAATTACCGCCCGCCGTATCAATATGAGTATCTGTACTGCGGGTCATCTTTGTACGGAAGCCTGAGCGCGGCGAGGATACGGGAGTGGATGGCGTATCATGCGTGGTTCTTCGGACCCAAATCACATTTTGTGTTTCACGATGCGGGTGGGGTGTCGCCGGCGGTGAGGGCAGCGCTGGAGCCCTGGGTGCGAGCTGGGTGGGCTACGATTCAAGATATCAGAGGCCAGGCGGAGTTCGACGGCTATTATTACAACCAATTTTTGGTGGTGAACGACTGTCTCCATCGTTACCGACACGCTGCCAACTGGACATTCTACTTCGACGTGGATGAGTATATCTACTTGCCTGACGGCAGGACTCTGGAGTCCGTTATGGAGGAATTCTCCGATTATACCCAGTTCACCATTGAGCAGAATCCAATGTCCAGTGTGCTTTGCTTGAACGACTCCTCCCGCAACTATTCAAG GGAATGGGGATTCGAGAAGCTGCTGTTCAGAGATTCACGAACCAGAATCCGGCGAGATAGAAAGTACGCAATACAGGCGAAGAACGCATACTCCACGGGAGTACACATGTCTGAGAATGTAATTGGGAAGACACTACACAAGACCGAAACCAAGATCCGATACTATCACTACCACAATTCCATATCAGTACAGGGTGAGCCTTGCCGTGAATTCCTCCCTATCTCCGCCAAGAACAATGTCACCTGGTTCGATAAGCTCCCTTACGTTTATGACGACAACATGACGAAGCTGGCCAACACCATCAAACAATTCGAGCGCAATACCATCGGATCCATACATGTGTTTCAATA CCTCACCGACATGGGCATCCAGGCAGAGGAGGTGAACACTGGGCATTGGTAG
- the LOC117906934 gene encoding uncharacterized protein LOC117906934 yields MGGCVSSVGGYSNSTSTATAKLISLHGELREYSAPVTVSQVLHFESSSSSCFVCNSDSLYYDDYIPAMNADDELLPGQIYFLLSATKLQYRLTASEMAALAVKASIALQNHSKKAGHRRNNKSRISPVLEVNQKVMEAEVGGVKKSFEKPALGVSRHGSVRKLQRHSSRRARMAVRSFRLRLTTIYEGSVL; encoded by the coding sequence ATGGGTGGATGTGTATCTTCTGTTGGAGGTTATTCCAATTCTACCTCCACCGCTACTgctaaactcatttcacttcaTGGAGAGCTACGTGAATATTCCGCTCCCGTTACCGTCTCCCAAGTTCTTCACTTCGAGTCGTCTTCTTCTTCCTGCTTTGTCTGCAACTCCGACAGCTTGTACTACGACGACTACATCCCAGCCATGAATGCCGACGATGAACTTCTGCCTGGTCAGATCTACTTCCTACTCTCCGCCACCAAGCTTCAGTACCGCCTCACTGCCTCCGAGATGGCCGCCTTGGCCGTCAAGGCCAGCATTGCCCTCCAAAATCACTCCAAAAAGGCTGGGCATCGCCGCAATAACAAGTCCCGGATTTCTCCAGTTCTGGAAGTGAACCAGAAAGTAATGGAGGCGGAGGTTGGGGGAGTGAAAAAGAGTTTTGAGAAGCCTGCTCTTGGCGTTTCCAGGCATGGGTCTGTGAGAAAACTGCAGAGACACTCGTCCCGACGAGCTCGCATGGCGGTTCGATCCTTCAGACTCAGGTTAACCACCATTTACGAAGGCTCCGTCCTCTAG
- the LOC117907947 gene encoding uncharacterized protein LOC117907947, with translation MVSSIGRMGNDHLGPPWLKPMLRASYFVPCGIHGDSNKSECNMFCLDCMGDALCSYCLIHHKDHCVVQIRRSSYHNVVRVNEIQKYIDISCVQTYVINSAKIVFLNERPQPRPGKGVTNTCEICCRSLLDSFRFCSLGCKLGAMKRGDPDLTFWLKLKHGRETFHGSESDESSTPRKFQRTHLFSRLMIETISLDGHHDATVAADKSTASSSGDETINNISPATPPIFNHSNARRRKGIPHRAPF, from the exons ATG GTGAGTTCGATTGGGCGAATGGGGAACGATCATCTGGGTCCGCCGTGGTTGAAGCCAATGCTGAGAGCTAGCTACTTCGTTCCCTGCGGTATTCATGGAGATTCTAATAAGAGCGAATGCAATATGTTTTGTTTGGATTGTATGGGAGATGCCCTCTGTTCCTACTGTTTGATCCATCACAAGGATCACTGCGTTGTTCAG ATAAGACGATCCTCGTACCACAACGTGGTGAGGGTTAATGAAATTCAGAAGTACATCGACATATCTTGCGTTCAAACCTACGTTATCAACAGTGCGAAGATTGTATTTCTGAATGAGCGCCCACAGCCCAGGCCTGGAAAGGGTGTCACCAACACCTGTGAGATTTGTTGCAGAAGCCTCCTTGACTCTTTCAGGTTCTGTTCTTTGGGCTGCAAG CTTGGAGCCATGAAGCGGGGCGATCCGGACCTCACATTCTGGCTGAAACTGAAACATGGTCGTGAAACCTTCCATGGGTCCGAATCAGATGAATCATCCACACCCAGGAAGTTTCAGAGGACGCATCTTTTCAGTCGGCTGATGATAGAAACCATTTCCCTGGATGGGCACCATGATGCTACTGTTGCTGCTGACAAGTCCACTGCGTCTAGCTCCGGAGACGAGACCATCAACAACATTTCTCCAGCAACTCCTCCCATTTTCAACCACAGCAATGCCAGGAGAAGAAAGGGTATTCCTCATCGAGCCCCATTTTGA
- the LOC117906113 gene encoding protein MIZU-KUSSEI 1 — protein MRMIDLGNQRGPLHIMDTPTSVECGREVRFRRSFRSLVECMVPCCGFQPSDSISSDTESTHASTVTGTFFGYRKGRVSFCLQDDTRSTPLLLLEFAVPTAYLAREMQYGLLRIALECDRQKQASNCCSLFNVPVWSMYCNGRKVGFAVRRQMTVSDVNVLKLMQSVSVGAGVLPVAPKSDDGDLLYLRASFERVIGSPDSESFHMINPVGSSGQELSIFLLRS, from the coding sequence ATGAGGATGATAGACTTGGGAAACCAAAGAGGTCCCCTCCATATTATGGACACACCCACCTCAGTAGAGTGTGGGAGGGAAGTGAGGTTCAGAAGATCCTTCAGGTCCCTTGTGGAGTGCATGGTCCCATGTTGTGGCTTCCAACCATCTGACTCCATCTCCAGTGATACTGAGTCCACCCACGCCTCCACTGTGACTGGCACCTTCTTTGGTTACCGGAAGGGGCGAGTCAGCTTCTGCCTACAAGATGACACACGCAGCACACCGCTACTGCTGCTGGAATTCGCCGTTCCCACCGCATACCTTGCCAGGGAGATGCAATACGGTCTGCTTCGGATTGCACTCGAGTGTGACAGGCAGAAGCAAGCCTCCAACTGCTGCTCCCTCTTTAACGTCCCGGTTTGGTCCATGTATTGCAACGGCAGGAAGGTTGGGTTCGCCGTCAGGCGTCAGATGACTGTCAGCGACGTCAATGTGTTGAAGCTTATGCAGTCTGTGTCTGTTGGTGCCGGAGTTTTGCCGGTTGCACCCAAGTCCGACGACGGCGACCTCCTGTATCTACGAGCCAGTTTTGAGCGAGTCATTGGGTCCCCAGACTCTGAGTCGTTTCACATGATTAACCCGGTGGGCAGCTCCGGACAGGAGCTCAGTATATTTCTTCTAAGATCATGA